In a genomic window of Telopea speciosissima isolate NSW1024214 ecotype Mountain lineage chromosome 5, Tspe_v1, whole genome shotgun sequence:
- the LOC122661776 gene encoding probable serine/threonine-protein kinase At1g01540 isoform X2 — protein MSEYKAAFLNDELSKRTFIFGLRLWVVVGICVGAAFVLILFLISLWFASKRNNSAKLNPSQKPTIPNVSREIQEIRIDNARNPTRHQQDTTLNQQLALLPPNHPLPDSEAVGTIERQALLPLPEEESPIGLHRIHIEIGKDHRITYPERAGGSSHGSVETRSVDQMSIAIPEVSHLGWGHWYTLRELEDSTDGFADENVIGEGGYGIVYRGVLQDNSQVAVKNLLNNRGQAEREFKVEVEAIGRVRHKNLVRLLGYCAEGAHRMLVYEYVDNGNLEQWLHGDVGPYSPLTWEIRMNIILGTAKGLTYLHEGLEPKVVHRDIKASNILLDKQWNPKVSDFGLAKLLGSERSYITTRVMGTFGYVAPEYASTGMLNERSDVYSFGILFMEIISGRNPVDYSRPPGEVNLVEWLKTMVANRNAEGVLDPKIPEKPSSRALKRALLVALRCVDPGAHKRPKMGHVIHMLEADDFPFRDDRRAGRDPGSPKDRLMEKPETESGDSSGYETGS, from the exons ATGTCTGAGTACAAAGCTGCGTTTCTAAACGATGAGCTTTCGAAACGTACCTTCATATTCGGCCTCCGTTTATGGGTTGTAGTGGGTATCTGCGTTGGAGCTGCCTTTGTTCTTATCCTGTTTCTGATATCCCTCTGGTTTGCCTCGAAACGCAATAACTCTGCTAAACTCAATCCTTCTCAAAAACCCACAATCCCAAATGTTTCCAGAGAGATACAAGAGATCCGAATCGACAATGCCAGGAACCCAACTCGCCACCAACAAGACACGACGCTTAATCAGCAGCTTGCGCTACTTCCACCAAACCACCCTTTACCCGATTCGGAAGCAGTGGGCACAATTGAACGTCAAGCTCTGCTTCCCCTACCGGAGGAAGAAAGCCCAATTGGGCTTCACAGAATTCACATtgaaattgggaaggaccacaGAATTACATACCCTGAACGTGCTGGTGGGTCTTCGCATGGCAGCGTGGAGACTCGCTCTGTTGATCAGATGTCGATAGCCATCCCTGAGGTCTCCCATTTGGGTTGGGGCCATTGGTATACTCTTAGAGAGCTTGAGGATTCAACTGATGGGTTTGCTGACGAGAATGTAATCGGTGAGGGTGGGTATGGGATTGTTTACCGTGGAGTCTTACAGGATAACTCCCAGGTTGCTGTCAAGAACTTGCTCAATAACAG GGGGCAAGCTGAGAGGGAGTTCAAGGTTGAAGTTGAAGCAATTGGACGTGTTCGGCATAAGAATTTAGTGAGGTTACTAGGTTACTGCGCTGAAGGAGCTCATAG GATGCTTGTTTATGAATATGTAGATAACGGTAACTTAGAACAGTGGCTCCATGGGGATGTAGGTCCTTACAGCCCTCTTACATGGGAGATTCGTATGAATATCATCCTTGGAACAGCAAAAGG GTTGACATACCTTCACGAGGGACTCGAGCCAAAGGTTGTTCACCGTGACATTAAAGCAAGCAACATTTTGCTCGACAAGCAATGGAACCCCAAGGTCTCCGACTTTGGACTTGCCAAGCTCTTGGGCTCAGAGAGGAGTTACATCACAACTCGTGTCATGGGAACATTTGG CTATGTGGCTCCTGAATATGCTAGTACTGGCATGTTGAATGAAAGAAGTGATGTATATAGTTTTGGGATTCTTTTTATGGAGATAATTTCTGGGAGGAACCCTGTTGATTACAGCCGTCCTCCTGGAGAG GTGAACCTGGTTGAGTGGCTCAAAACAATGGTTGCGAATCGGAATGCTGAAGGAGTGCTGGACCCTAAGATACCTGAGAAGCCTTCGTCGAGGGCATTGAAGCGAGCTCTCTTAGTTGCTTTACGCTGTGTTGACCCAGGTGCACATAAGAGGCCAAAGATGGGGCATGTGATACATATGCTAGAAGCTGATGATTTCCCCTTTAGAGAT
- the LOC122661776 gene encoding probable serine/threonine-protein kinase At1g01540 isoform X1 → MSEYKAAFLNDELSKRTFIFGLRLWVVVGICVGAAFVLILFLISLWFASKRNNSAKLNPSQKPTIPNVSREIQEIRIDNARNPTRHQQDTTLNQQLALLPPNHPLPDSEAVGTIERQALLPLPEEESPIGLHRIHIEIGKDHRITYPERAGGSSHGSVETRSVDQMSIAIPEVSHLGWGHWYTLRELEDSTDGFADENVIGEGGYGIVYRGVLQDNSQVAVKNLLNNRGQAEREFKVEVEAIGRVRHKNLVRLLGYCAEGAHRMLVYEYVDNGNLEQWLHGDVGPYSPLTWEIRMNIILGTAKGLTYLHEGLEPKVVHRDIKASNILLDKQWNPKVSDFGLAKLLGSERSYITTRVMGTFGYVAPEYASTGMLNERSDVYSFGILFMEIISGRNPVDYSRPPGEVNLVEWLKTMVANRNAEGVLDPKIPEKPSSRALKRALLVALRCVDPGAHKRPKMGHVIHMLEADDFPFRDDRRTGRDPGRLKERLMERRVSESGDSSGYESGTLAIRAS, encoded by the exons ATGTCTGAGTACAAAGCTGCGTTTCTAAACGATGAGCTTTCGAAACGTACCTTCATATTCGGCCTCCGTTTATGGGTTGTAGTGGGTATCTGCGTTGGAGCTGCCTTTGTTCTTATCCTGTTTCTGATATCCCTCTGGTTTGCCTCGAAACGCAATAACTCTGCTAAACTCAATCCTTCTCAAAAACCCACAATCCCAAATGTTTCCAGAGAGATACAAGAGATCCGAATCGACAATGCCAGGAACCCAACTCGCCACCAACAAGACACGACGCTTAATCAGCAGCTTGCGCTACTTCCACCAAACCACCCTTTACCCGATTCGGAAGCAGTGGGCACAATTGAACGTCAAGCTCTGCTTCCCCTACCGGAGGAAGAAAGCCCAATTGGGCTTCACAGAATTCACATtgaaattgggaaggaccacaGAATTACATACCCTGAACGTGCTGGTGGGTCTTCGCATGGCAGCGTGGAGACTCGCTCTGTTGATCAGATGTCGATAGCCATCCCTGAGGTCTCCCATTTGGGTTGGGGCCATTGGTATACTCTTAGAGAGCTTGAGGATTCAACTGATGGGTTTGCTGACGAGAATGTAATCGGTGAGGGTGGGTATGGGATTGTTTACCGTGGAGTCTTACAGGATAACTCCCAGGTTGCTGTCAAGAACTTGCTCAATAACAG GGGGCAAGCTGAGAGGGAGTTCAAGGTTGAAGTTGAAGCAATTGGACGTGTTCGGCATAAGAATTTAGTGAGGTTACTAGGTTACTGCGCTGAAGGAGCTCATAG GATGCTTGTTTATGAATATGTAGATAACGGTAACTTAGAACAGTGGCTCCATGGGGATGTAGGTCCTTACAGCCCTCTTACATGGGAGATTCGTATGAATATCATCCTTGGAACAGCAAAAGG GTTGACATACCTTCACGAGGGACTCGAGCCAAAGGTTGTTCACCGTGACATTAAAGCAAGCAACATTTTGCTCGACAAGCAATGGAACCCCAAGGTCTCCGACTTTGGACTTGCCAAGCTCTTGGGCTCAGAGAGGAGTTACATCACAACTCGTGTCATGGGAACATTTGG CTATGTGGCTCCTGAATATGCTAGTACTGGCATGTTGAATGAAAGAAGTGATGTATATAGTTTTGGGATTCTTTTTATGGAGATAATTTCTGGGAGGAACCCTGTTGATTACAGCCGTCCTCCTGGAGAG GTGAACCTGGTTGAGTGGCTCAAAACAATGGTTGCGAATCGGAATGCTGAAGGAGTGCTGGACCCTAAGATACCTGAGAAGCCTTCGTCGAGGGCATTGAAGCGAGCTCTCTTAGTTGCTTTACGCTGTGTTGACCCAGGTGCACATAAGAGGCCAAAGATGGGGCATGTGATACATATGCTAGAAGCTGATGATTTCCCCTTTAGAGAT GATCGTCGAACAGGGAGAGACCCTGGACGCCTAAAAGAGAGATTGATGGAGAGGCGGGTGTCAGAATCAGGAGATAGCAGTGGGTACGAAAGTGGCACCCTAGCCATTAGGGCTAGTTAG